From [Clostridium] symbiosum, a single genomic window includes:
- a CDS encoding ABC transporter ATP-binding protein — translation MDEKLLLDIKDLNVKFYTDNGVVHAINDVSLSLEEGKTLGLVGETGAGKTTLALSILNLIDSPPGKIESGSIFFEGKDLQKISKEEYLKIRGKEISMVFQDPMTSLNPVYTVADQISEVISAHQQVSKHEAKVKAIKMLETVRIPAERAFEYPHQFSGGMKQRVVIAIALACNPKLLIADEPTTALDVTIQAQVLELMAELKEKNNTSMIMITHDMGIVAEICDTVAIMYAGEIIEYGSLEQIFENPLHPYTNGLFGSIPDITSDAEYLSPIEGLMPDPMNLPEGCKFHPRCKYADQCCSSRKPKYIDHGNGHYVRCLIYENAIPAKEVKKYE, via the coding sequence ATGGACGAAAAATTATTATTAGACATTAAAGATTTAAATGTAAAATTTTATACGGATAACGGGGTAGTACATGCCATCAATGACGTCAGCCTCTCTCTCGAGGAGGGAAAGACGCTGGGGCTGGTAGGAGAGACCGGAGCCGGGAAAACGACGCTTGCTCTGTCAATCCTGAACCTGATTGACAGCCCGCCGGGCAAGATTGAAAGTGGCAGCATCTTTTTTGAAGGAAAAGATCTTCAGAAAATCAGCAAGGAAGAGTATTTGAAAATCAGGGGGAAAGAAATTTCCATGGTTTTCCAGGATCCAATGACTTCCTTAAATCCGGTATATACGGTAGCGGATCAGATAAGCGAGGTGATTTCTGCACATCAGCAGGTCAGCAAGCACGAGGCAAAGGTGAAAGCGATTAAAATGCTGGAGACCGTGCGGATTCCGGCAGAACGGGCCTTTGAGTATCCGCATCAGTTCTCAGGCGGGATGAAGCAGAGGGTTGTTATTGCCATAGCGCTTGCCTGCAACCCAAAACTTCTGATTGCCGATGAGCCGACTACTGCACTGGACGTTACGATCCAGGCCCAGGTGTTGGAGCTGATGGCGGAACTGAAGGAAAAAAATAATACCTCTATGATTATGATTACTCATGATATGGGAATCGTGGCGGAAATCTGTGACACAGTGGCTATCATGTACGCAGGGGAAATCATTGAATACGGAAGTCTGGAACAGATTTTCGAAAATCCGCTGCATCCGTATACCAACGGGCTTTTTGGGTCAATTCCTGACATTACGAGCGACGCGGAATATCTGTCCCCCATTGAGGGGCTTATGCCGGATCCAATGAATCTTCCGGAGGGATGTAAGTTCCATCCACGGTGTAAATATGCGGATCAATGCTGTTCCTCCAGAAAACCCAAGTATATCGATCATGGGAACGGCCATTATGTTAGGTGCCTGATCTATGAAAATGCCATTCCGGCGAAGGAGGTAAAGAAATATGAGTGA
- a CDS encoding ABC transporter permease, whose translation MLKNTDTKQAAGTGRSKRRHSPGYNAWVKFRRNKSAVVGLMMLLVILAICITAPLYLSYENDVLKADYSMIRQFPAPGHLLGTDELGRDLLARLLWGGKTSITISVVSVLVSMVISLFLGSLAAYYGGTTDALIMRTLDVIMAIPTTLLMITLVSIMKPSAFNLTLALGLSFVPGDTRFIRAQVLTVKNNEYIEASKGLGGSDFWIILKHIIPNAINPLISQFVLYVGTGIVLISSMSFIGLGIQPPAPEWGTMLSGGREFIRDCWHLTVFPGIAIVLTVTALTLMGDGLRDALDPRMKR comes from the coding sequence ATGCTTAAAAATACAGACACGAAACAGGCTGCCGGCACCGGGAGGAGCAAGAGAAGGCACAGTCCCGGTTATAATGCATGGGTTAAGTTCAGACGCAACAAATCTGCTGTCGTCGGCCTGATGATGCTTTTGGTTATACTGGCAATATGCATTACCGCACCTCTTTATCTCAGCTATGAAAATGATGTTCTGAAAGCCGACTATTCGATGATACGCCAGTTCCCGGCGCCGGGGCATCTTTTAGGGACCGACGAGCTGGGGAGAGATTTGCTTGCCAGACTCCTCTGGGGAGGAAAAACTTCCATCACCATCAGCGTGGTGTCGGTTCTGGTGTCAATGGTAATCAGCCTGTTTCTGGGCTCTCTGGCCGCCTATTACGGCGGTACAACCGATGCCCTTATCATGAGAACGCTGGACGTAATCATGGCAATACCGACGACGCTCCTTATGATTACTCTGGTGAGCATTATGAAGCCAAGCGCATTTAACCTTACGCTGGCTCTGGGGCTCAGCTTTGTACCTGGCGATACACGTTTTATCAGAGCCCAGGTGCTTACGGTGAAAAATAATGAGTATATTGAAGCATCAAAAGGGCTTGGGGGTTCGGATTTCTGGATCATACTCAAACACATTATCCCCAATGCAATAAACCCGTTAATTTCTCAGTTCGTACTGTATGTTGGAACCGGCATTGTGCTGATAAGCTCCATGAGCTTTATCGGTTTGGGAATTCAGCCTCCGGCGCCTGAGTGGGGGACGATGCTGTCCGGCGGCCGTGAATTTATCCGTGACTGCTGGCATCTTACCGTATTCCCGGGCATTGCGATAGTGCTGACGGTAACGGCGCTGACGCTGATGGGAGATGGACTCAGGGATGCCCTTGATCCGAGAATGAAGCGATAA
- a CDS encoding ABC transporter permease: MTRYIMKRLLQIIPIVIGVSILVFTMLSFAPGDPARLALGVNATQEQLYQFKEERGLNDPYPVQYINYVKKAVRGDLGESYISKQQISDMVKLRLPNTLRLSLTGIALIVIVQIPLGIALAVKQNTVFDNTMRIVTLILASMPEFWLGLMLMLLFSVKLKWLPSTGFDSIRHMIMPVICASTYGWASGSRLTRASMLEVIRQDYIKTARAKGLDEKVVIRKHALKNALMPTITSIGVSVGFCFGGSIVIEQLFSINGMGKMLVEALRQKDMPVIMGGVIIIAILIALTNLVTDLAYAAVDPRIRSLYVKPKKIPHKEATNHA; this comes from the coding sequence ATGACGAGATATATAATGAAACGGCTATTGCAGATTATCCCGATTGTAATCGGGGTGTCGATATTAGTATTTACCATGCTCAGCTTTGCCCCTGGTGATCCGGCGAGGCTGGCGCTGGGCGTCAATGCAACGCAGGAGCAGCTATATCAGTTTAAAGAGGAACGGGGACTCAATGATCCCTATCCGGTTCAATATATTAATTATGTGAAAAAAGCGGTGAGAGGGGATTTAGGAGAATCCTATATTTCAAAACAGCAGATATCGGATATGGTGAAGCTGCGTCTGCCGAATACGCTGAGGCTTTCACTTACCGGAATTGCACTGATTGTAATTGTGCAGATCCCTTTGGGAATTGCGCTGGCTGTGAAGCAGAATACTGTTTTTGACAATACAATGAGGATTGTGACGCTGATTCTGGCATCCATGCCTGAGTTCTGGCTGGGGCTGATGCTGATGCTGCTTTTTTCCGTAAAGCTTAAATGGCTGCCGTCCACCGGATTTGACAGTATCCGGCACATGATTATGCCTGTCATCTGTGCGTCCACTTATGGATGGGCATCCGGGTCCAGGCTGACAAGAGCCTCGATGCTGGAGGTAATACGGCAGGACTATATTAAGACGGCCCGGGCAAAGGGGCTGGACGAAAAGGTGGTAATCCGGAAACATGCGCTTAAGAATGCCCTGATGCCGACGATTACTTCCATCGGAGTCTCGGTTGGGTTCTGTTTTGGAGGTTCGATTGTAATCGAGCAGCTGTTCAGCATTAACGGAATGGGAAAAATGCTGGTAGAAGCGCTTCGGCAGAAAGATATGCCGGTTATCATGGGCGGAGTTATTATTATTGCCATATTGATAGCCCTTACCAATCTGGTTACGGATTTGGCATACGCTGCGGTGGATCCGAGAATTCGTTCCCTTTATGTGAAGCCAAAGAAAATACCACATAAGGAGGCGACGAATCATGCTTAA
- a CDS encoding S9 family peptidase has product MRLIHADNMDLIKSISDLCISPDGKFLAFCLESACVEENRYRSFLYSYELSSGQLHCLDGHDTIRNCFFDQNGMVIYTWDEPEDSALSQSTKFWEADPVSGATGEAFSLPLPHARAALLEGERLVISAVWDLELEKLKAAGDERAVMAHLRGEVIVCDEYPYRIDGQGYVNKKRNRLYEYNRGDGSLVPVTPSDFQTHDYAVDEGRLYVLGEAYQISTAQQYSVYSWENRQFRLSAMGDCMFAALAVSGDRIFTVTDTLPDDVNSYIYTAKGGDRKLDARFKTQYTPFNLISTDFSRGTGREFVASGGSLYYTMQNRRGVGLYRRNGNKEVRISPEGIDILHFVISADGRIFAAGLPELGGAEIYEIYPDKAVQLTAFHESGLRTFDLSKPEHLVFTSSDGSEVDGWVVPPANYVPGKKYPAILNIHGGPQLRFYGGFNFAHQVWAAGGYYVMYCNPHGSIGDTAEFSNLRKRYGTIDYEDIMKFVDIVLERYEAIDEKRMGVTGISYGGFMTNWIVTRTSRFAAAVSQSGISDWISLHATDDLPGFDLTIAGSYPWDDIREHWRISPLAYAGRCSTPTLFIECGEDYRCPVDQGLSLYQALITQGIPSRTVILNGETHCVFRLGRPWSRLKIMQETAEWFDRYIPG; this is encoded by the coding sequence ATGAGACTGATTCATGCGGATAATATGGATTTAATCAAAAGCATTTCAGACCTGTGTATATCGCCGGATGGAAAATTTCTGGCATTCTGCCTGGAAAGTGCATGTGTTGAAGAAAACAGATACCGTTCATTTCTCTATTCTTACGAACTGAGCAGCGGCCAATTGCATTGCCTGGACGGCCATGATACAATTCGGAACTGTTTTTTTGACCAGAATGGGATGGTGATTTATACATGGGATGAGCCAGAAGACAGTGCATTATCCCAGAGTACGAAGTTTTGGGAAGCGGATCCCGTATCCGGGGCAACAGGGGAGGCTTTCAGCCTGCCCCTGCCCCATGCGCGGGCAGCTCTTCTTGAGGGAGAGCGGCTTGTGATCAGTGCGGTCTGGGATCTGGAACTCGAGAAGTTAAAAGCCGCCGGGGATGAGAGAGCTGTTATGGCCCACCTCAGAGGCGAAGTAATCGTATGCGATGAATATCCGTACCGGATAGATGGACAGGGCTATGTAAACAAGAAACGGAACCGGCTTTATGAGTACAACCGCGGGGACGGTTCTCTGGTGCCTGTTACACCGTCGGATTTCCAGACGCATGATTACGCTGTGGATGAGGGCCGGTTGTATGTGCTGGGAGAAGCGTATCAGATCAGCACGGCACAGCAATACTCTGTATACAGCTGGGAAAACAGGCAGTTTCGGCTCAGCGCAATGGGAGACTGTATGTTTGCGGCTCTGGCTGTGTCGGGCGATCGGATTTTTACGGTCACCGATACTCTGCCCGACGACGTAAATTCCTACATTTATACGGCAAAAGGCGGAGACAGAAAACTGGACGCCAGATTCAAAACCCAATATACACCGTTTAACCTGATTTCGACTGATTTTTCCAGAGGAACCGGCCGTGAGTTCGTGGCATCAGGCGGCAGCCTGTATTATACGATGCAAAACAGAAGAGGCGTTGGCCTGTATCGCAGGAATGGGAATAAAGAAGTACGGATTTCACCGGAAGGAATCGATATCCTGCATTTTGTTATCTCTGCAGATGGCCGTATCTTTGCGGCGGGGCTGCCGGAACTGGGCGGGGCGGAGATTTATGAGATATACCCGGACAAGGCGGTTCAGCTTACGGCGTTTCATGAATCCGGACTCAGAACATTTGATTTGTCGAAACCGGAACATCTTGTTTTTACAAGCAGCGACGGCAGTGAGGTTGACGGCTGGGTGGTTCCTCCCGCCAATTATGTTCCCGGGAAAAAATATCCCGCAATCCTGAATATTCACGGAGGCCCGCAGCTCCGCTTTTACGGAGGCTTTAATTTTGCACATCAGGTCTGGGCAGCCGGAGGATACTACGTTATGTACTGCAATCCTCACGGAAGTATAGGGGATACGGCGGAGTTCAGCAACCTGAGAAAGAGATACGGCACAATTGATTATGAAGACATTATGAAGTTTGTAGATATCGTGCTGGAGCGGTATGAAGCGATTGATGAAAAAAGAATGGGGGTCACGGGCATTTCTTACGGAGGTTTTATGACAAACTGGATAGTCACGAGAACCAGCCGCTTTGCAGCCGCTGTTTCCCAGTCAGGAATTTCGGACTGGATAAGCCTCCATGCTACGGATGATCTTCCGGGATTCGACCTGACCATAGCGGGAAGCTATCCGTGGGATGATATCCGTGAACACTGGAGGATTTCTCCGCTTGCCTATGCGGGCAGGTGTTCGACTCCGACCTTGTTCATCGAGTGCGGAGAGGACTACAGGTGTCCGGTCGATCAGGGACTCAGTCTGTATCAAGCGTTGATTACACAAGGAATTCCATCACGCACCGTGATTTTGAATGGAGAAACGCACTGCGTATTCCGGTTGGGCAGGCCATGGTCCAGACTTAAAATTATGCAGGAAACAGCGGAATGGTTTGACCGGTATATACCTGGTTAG
- a CDS encoding ABC transporter substrate-binding protein, translating into MKRLLSIAMAAMLVLGGCSKPEATAPAQNQAAGDSKSDSKSISIRLVSIPNTLDCYAAGTIDCEEISKLLYDLVLEPDPETGAPLPGVVKEWETPDDLTVVLTMGEGYMFQNGDKALPEDLIYSIEQNREHSLGGHAFGSIKSMEAEGDNKVIIHLESPFVDTVAALTSVYLYDKSYCESAGDDWANKPNGTGPYKLKEYVPGSKVVLEAWEDYPFEKCYMDEYTFLCMEEDSAAYIALESGDVDATAISIADYERASENQAVTVYEGDTITLYQVWMNVSKPPFDNLNLRKAMAYAYNREGFLALNKLMTASDSFVPKQAEFYYSAPNVIHYDLDKARELLEGEGYTPENPLKIELITYAGEKTRQAYEAYQLELKQIGVDMEITTMEFGAYLDKMYKGEFEVISDDWSISPFLMNYMAMLYSGSHGDYNGTFFTDERCDELYHIAAGSATNPQIGLDAAKELQEIAWDQVPFIPTFSPKMYFVADKDIKGVELQNNGRPVLRKLCR; encoded by the coding sequence ATGAAAAGATTACTTAGTATTGCTATGGCGGCTATGTTGGTTCTGGGAGGCTGCTCAAAACCGGAAGCCACTGCCCCGGCCCAGAATCAGGCGGCAGGAGACAGTAAGTCTGACAGCAAATCTATTTCGATCAGACTGGTATCTATCCCGAACACATTGGACTGTTATGCAGCAGGAACCATCGATTGCGAGGAAATTTCGAAACTGCTTTATGATTTGGTATTAGAGCCGGATCCTGAGACGGGAGCTCCGCTTCCAGGCGTCGTGAAGGAGTGGGAGACACCGGATGATCTTACCGTAGTGCTGACCATGGGAGAGGGTTACATGTTCCAGAACGGGGATAAAGCGCTGCCGGAGGACCTCATTTATTCCATCGAACAGAACAGGGAACATTCACTGGGCGGACATGCATTTGGAAGTATTAAGAGTATGGAAGCCGAGGGAGATAATAAGGTAATTATTCATCTTGAATCTCCATTCGTAGATACGGTAGCTGCTCTTACAAGCGTTTATCTGTACGACAAATCTTACTGTGAATCTGCCGGAGACGACTGGGCTAATAAGCCGAACGGCACTGGACCATATAAGTTAAAAGAATATGTTCCCGGTTCAAAAGTAGTTCTGGAAGCCTGGGAGGATTATCCTTTTGAGAAATGTTATATGGATGAATATACATTCCTTTGCATGGAAGAGGATTCCGCTGCCTATATTGCCCTGGAGTCGGGGGATGTGGATGCCACGGCTATCTCTATCGCCGATTACGAGCGCGCATCAGAAAATCAGGCAGTTACTGTTTATGAAGGGGATACGATAACCTTATACCAGGTATGGATGAATGTTTCCAAGCCGCCGTTTGACAATCTGAATCTTAGAAAGGCCATGGCATATGCATATAATCGGGAAGGATTTTTAGCCCTGAATAAGCTGATGACCGCATCGGACAGCTTCGTTCCGAAGCAGGCGGAATTCTACTATTCAGCTCCTAATGTGATTCATTACGATTTAGATAAGGCCCGTGAACTTCTGGAGGGAGAAGGTTACACACCGGAAAACCCGCTTAAGATTGAACTTATTACATATGCCGGTGAGAAGACAAGACAGGCTTATGAAGCATACCAGCTGGAACTCAAACAGATTGGTGTAGACATGGAAATTACGACCATGGAATTCGGCGCTTACCTCGATAAGATGTATAAGGGCGAATTTGAGGTGATTTCCGATGACTGGTCGATTTCTCCGTTCCTTATGAACTATATGGCGATGTTATATTCCGGTTCTCATGGAGATTATAACGGAACTTTCTTCACGGATGAGCGGTGCGATGAACTGTATCACATTGCCGCAGGATCGGCAACCAATCCTCAGATCGGCCTGGACGCAGCAAAAGAATTGCAGGAAATTGCATGGGATCAGGTACCGTTTATCCCGACATTTTCACCTAAGATGTACTTTGTTGCGGATAAAGATATAAAAGGAGTTGAACTGCAGAACAACGGCAGGCCCGTTTTAAGAAAATTGTGCCGGTAA
- a CDS encoding MerR family transcriptional regulator, whose product MKIGEFSTRGEISKDTIRYYVEEGLLIPDMADGHMSFSQRDINDLDYIKKCKTLGFNIREIKFMMAITRTSHLTEKDAVHDYYDMLEKKKASLYEQIDSLNTSIRLIDENIHNLDQQICLEKKRLGVPLKALSLLACPECGGSLSLNQAQLTSKYVYEGILQCDCGYQVKIHDGVVITGNHYRGEYDHPDFSYGGHYDNVSRNFVTYLQKSYDYVRTRLKSEDLKDKVVLETNLDGYVFLYRNFSYLKNDCIYVMIDKFEETVNLFKQRTERLGLDLDILFIADASVKYPLKKGCIDYFIDFFGEDEFLLYHPRTLIEMADAYFSPSLCAFGAYMSYDANSKSIARVPQCYPECSPDAYSGHAVREGYGKAGFSFEETETGIMTETYQKYRYQCHVNGDALHMHCFTAKRSNT is encoded by the coding sequence ATGAAAATCGGAGAGTTTTCCACCCGCGGTGAGATATCAAAAGATACCATCCGCTATTATGTTGAAGAGGGCCTTCTGATTCCGGATATGGCGGACGGCCATATGAGCTTTTCACAGCGGGATATAAATGATCTTGACTATATCAAAAAGTGTAAAACACTGGGGTTTAATATCCGTGAAATCAAGTTCATGATGGCGATTACGCGTACTTCCCATCTGACGGAGAAAGATGCCGTCCACGATTATTACGATATGCTGGAAAAAAAGAAAGCCAGCCTCTATGAACAGATTGACTCGTTAAACACCTCCATCCGTCTGATTGATGAAAATATTCATAATCTGGATCAGCAGATCTGTCTGGAAAAGAAAAGGCTGGGAGTACCGTTAAAGGCATTGTCTCTTCTGGCCTGCCCGGAGTGCGGAGGCAGTCTCTCCCTGAACCAGGCACAGCTTACGAGTAAATACGTGTATGAGGGAATCCTTCAGTGCGACTGCGGATATCAGGTGAAAATTCACGACGGAGTAGTCATTACGGGCAATCATTACCGGGGTGAATACGATCATCCCGATTTCAGCTACGGCGGCCATTATGACAATGTCAGCAGAAATTTTGTTACCTATTTGCAGAAAAGCTATGATTACGTACGAACCCGTCTGAAGAGTGAGGACTTGAAGGATAAGGTAGTACTCGAAACCAACCTGGACGGGTATGTTTTTTTATACCGGAATTTTTCGTATCTGAAAAATGACTGTATCTATGTGATGATTGATAAGTTTGAAGAGACGGTCAACCTGTTTAAACAGCGGACGGAACGGCTGGGGCTTGATCTTGATATCCTGTTCATCGCGGATGCTTCTGTTAAATATCCTTTGAAAAAAGGGTGCATCGATTATTTTATCGACTTTTTCGGAGAAGATGAATTCCTTTTGTATCATCCGAGGACACTAATCGAGATGGCCGATGCCTATTTTTCGCCCTCCCTCTGCGCATTCGGTGCATACATGAGCTATGACGCAAATTCAAAATCCATTGCCCGTGTACCGCAGTGTTATCCGGAATGTTCACCGGATGCTTACAGCGGCCATGCCGTAAGGGAAGGATATGGGAAAGCGGGATTTTCTTTCGAGGAAACCGAAACAGGAATTATGACGGAGACCTATCAAAAGTACCGGTACCAATGCCATGTAAACGGTGATGCTCTTCATATGCACTGTTTTACGGCAAAAAGAAGTAACACTTAG
- a CDS encoding fumarylacetoacetate hydrolase family protein produces MRVLTYQIDDRERLGILSNDDQWIYPVESIGMEYRDMKELIREISESEIQLAEHIAGKQPYEAEIRGATPLEDVKLLAPIPDPDQDIICLGVNYIDHLKESSDFLKGAYSEEQEYAVYFGKRVNRASGDRETIPSYPGLVDGLDYEAELAVIIGKDAKDVPEEKAGEYIFGYTILNDVSARNMQDRHGQWYFGKSLDGFTPMGPWIVTANEFEFPPKLGISSRVNGELRQDASTGDLIFGIAHIISELSKGMTLRAGTIISTGTPAGAGVGFKPPKYLKKGDSVECRIEKIGSLTNTIG; encoded by the coding sequence ATGAGAGTTTTGACGTATCAGATAGATGACAGGGAGAGGCTGGGAATTCTGAGTAATGATGATCAGTGGATTTACCCTGTGGAATCCATAGGGATGGAGTATCGTGACATGAAAGAACTGATCCGGGAGATCAGTGAGTCGGAGATCCAGTTGGCGGAGCATATTGCCGGCAAGCAGCCCTATGAAGCGGAGATTAGAGGGGCCACTCCTCTGGAGGATGTGAAACTCCTGGCTCCGATCCCGGATCCGGATCAGGACATCATATGTCTGGGGGTCAATTATATCGATCATCTGAAGGAGAGCAGCGACTTCCTCAAAGGGGCGTATTCGGAAGAACAGGAATATGCCGTCTATTTCGGCAAAAGAGTAAACCGTGCTTCGGGTGACAGGGAAACAATCCCTTCCTATCCGGGATTGGTGGACGGTCTGGACTACGAAGCGGAGCTGGCCGTCATCATTGGGAAAGACGCGAAAGACGTGCCCGAGGAAAAGGCCGGAGAGTACATCTTTGGTTATACAATTTTAAATGATGTCAGCGCGAGAAATATGCAGGATCGCCATGGACAGTGGTATTTTGGAAAGAGCCTGGACGGATTTACACCGATGGGCCCATGGATTGTAACGGCGAATGAGTTCGAATTCCCGCCAAAGCTCGGAATCAGTTCCAGGGTAAACGGTGAGCTCAGGCAGGACGCCAGCACGGGCGATCTGATATTTGGCATCGCACATATCATCAGTGAGCTTTCGAAAGGAATGACGCTGAGGGCGGGAACGATTATCTCAACGGGTACGCCGGCCGGAGCGGGCGTTGGGTTTAAGCCGCCGAAGTATTTGAAGAAGGGTGATTCTGTGGAATGCAGGATTGAGAAGATTGGGAGCCTGACGAATACGATTGGGTAG
- the trpS gene encoding tryptophan--tRNA ligase, whose protein sequence is MLDGKRTLFSGMQATGNLTLGNYLGALKNWVNISDDYQTFFSVVDMHSITVRQDPAELRKRARTLLTLYIAAGLDPEKNCIYYQSHVTGHAELAWILNCFTYMGELSRMTQFKDKSAKHADNINAGLFTYPVLMAADILLYQADVVPVGIDQMQHLELTRDIAIRFNNIYGDVFTVPEAYIGKAGAKIMSLQDPSKKMSKSDENPNGSIYLMDDPDTIIRKFKRAVTDSEACVRYCDEQPGIKNLIDIYCACTGKTAAETEKEFDGKGYGDFKLAVGESVVSVLKPLQDRFADLSGNKDYIDGVIKGNAEKAQYFCNKTLRKVQKKVGFPERIR, encoded by the coding sequence ATGTTAGACGGCAAGAGAACATTATTCAGCGGCATGCAGGCGACAGGAAACCTGACACTTGGCAATTATCTGGGAGCGCTTAAGAACTGGGTCAATATCAGCGACGACTACCAGACATTTTTCAGCGTAGTGGATATGCATTCCATCACGGTGCGCCAGGATCCGGCTGAACTGAGGAAAAGAGCCAGAACACTTCTTACACTTTATATTGCGGCCGGACTCGATCCGGAGAAGAACTGCATCTATTATCAGTCCCATGTGACGGGACATGCGGAGCTGGCATGGATTCTGAACTGTTTTACCTATATGGGTGAGCTGAGCCGTATGACCCAGTTTAAGGACAAGTCCGCCAAACATGCGGACAATATCAATGCCGGTCTTTTTACTTATCCGGTGCTGATGGCGGCGGATATTCTGTTATACCAGGCGGACGTGGTTCCGGTGGGAATCGACCAGATGCAGCATCTGGAACTGACAAGAGATATTGCCATCCGTTTTAATAACATTTATGGTGATGTATTTACCGTGCCGGAGGCATATATTGGAAAAGCCGGAGCCAAGATCATGAGCCTTCAGGATCCGTCGAAAAAGATGTCCAAATCGGATGAGAACCCGAACGGAAGCATCTATCTGATGGACGACCCCGATACCATTATCAGAAAATTTAAACGTGCGGTAACCGACTCCGAGGCTTGTGTGCGCTACTGTGACGAACAGCCGGGAATCAAAAACCTGATCGATATCTACTGTGCATGTACAGGGAAAACTGCCGCGGAGACAGAGAAGGAATTTGACGGAAAAGGTTACGGCGATTTCAAGCTTGCGGTGGGAGAATCTGTTGTATCTGTCCTGAAACCGCTTCAGGACCGGTTCGCCGATCTCTCGGGCAATAAAGATTATATTGACGGCGTAATTAAGGGCAATGCCGAGAAGGCCCAGTATTTCTGCAATAAGACACTTCGGAAAGTACAGAAAAAAGTAGGCTTCCCGGAACGAATCAGATAA
- a CDS encoding S-ribosylhomocysteine lyase has translation MDQIMNKITSFTIDHLKLLPGVYVSRKDKAGDSVITTFDIRMTRPNYEPVMNTAEIHTIEHLGATYLRNHEVFRDRVIYFGPMGCRTGFYLLLAGDFSSADIVPLMTGMFTFIADFEGEVPGACAKDCGNYLDMNLPMAKYLADKFLREVLEGIDDSRLIYPEA, from the coding sequence ATGGATCAGATTATGAACAAAATAACCAGCTTTACCATCGATCATTTAAAGCTGCTGCCTGGAGTCTATGTTTCCAGGAAAGACAAGGCCGGGGACAGTGTGATTACCACTTTTGATATAAGAATGACACGCCCCAACTATGAACCCGTCATGAATACCGCCGAGATTCATACGATTGAACATCTGGGAGCCACCTATCTGAGAAATCACGAGGTATTCAGGGATCGCGTCATTTACTTTGGGCCGATGGGATGCCGGACCGGTTTTTACCTGCTGCTGGCCGGGGACTTCAGTTCTGCGGATATCGTGCCGCTTATGACCGGGATGTTTACTTTTATCGCCGACTTTGAGGGAGAGGTTCCGGGAGCCTGCGCAAAGGACTGCGGAAACTATCTCGATATGAATCTTCCAATGGCAAAATACCTGGCTGACAAATTTTTGAGAGAAGTGCTGGAAGGCATCGACGACAGCAGATTAATATATCCGGAAGCTTAA